In gamma proteobacterium HIMB55, the genomic stretch GGTATCGCGCTTGAGCAGCACGCCTGGGTCTATTTGGGCGCGTTGCTGTTTTCGGTTCCTGGCATCTATTGGCTAGTGCAGGGGCGGCGTTACATGGACAGACCTATTGCCAATTTAATGCAGTGTCTGGGTGTGCTGTTGCTAGGTGTTTTACTGCTCTCGGCGGGTGATTGGGCGCCCACGCTTGCGGGACTTTGCTTATTTTTTACGGGCTTTACTGCGCTCGAGGCGATGTTGCCCTCGCTCGCATCGATTTATGCTCCTGCAAGCGCGCGAGGAACGGCTATGGGCGTTTTTGCCTCGTCGCAATTCATTGGCGTATTCGTCGGCGGTCTTATGGGTGGTGCATTACTTGATACTGTTGGGGCCATCGGTGTTTGGGCAGGCATGGCCGCTTTGACCCTCGTATGGGCGGTACTTTTGGGGCTGTCGCGTTTGGCGTCACCCGAGAGCATTGCTGTTCGATAAAGAACGCGAGAGATCTCCCGCAGACCCCGCTTGATTGTTATAGTGTGGCCATGTTGTAGGAGTTTGCTGGCGCAGACGGCAATGCAGCAGGACATGCAGCAAGAGTGCGGCAGAGAATGCAGTGGCGAGCGCAGTAGAAAGCGCACTAAAAAGCGGAATAGAGAGCGCAGCAAACCGCGCACAAACCAGTGTGTAAGCCACTGCAAAAAAGTAACGCGTTGGTGAGAACCGTAGAGCCCTTAGGAGAAAGAAATGGCCAGTCGTGGAATTAACAAAGTCATCTTGGTGGGTAACCTGGGTCAAGAGCCAGAGCACCGTGTTTTACCCTCTGGTGGAGGCGTCACCAATATCAGCATCGCGACCTCAGAGTCCTGGAAAGACAAAAACACCGGGCAAATGCAGGAGCGTACCGAGTGGCATCGAGTTGTCTTCTTTAATCGATTGGCAGAGATCGCCTCTGAGTACTTACGAAAGGGCTCTAAGGTCTACGTAGAAGGCTCATTGCGAACACGAAAGTGGCAAGACCAGTCAGGTCAGGATCGTTACACGACCGAAATCGTCGCGAACGAGATGCAAATGTTGGACAGCCGTAACATGAATCAAGACGGCGGCGGTTACGCGCCCAGTCCCGCGCCTATGGCACAAGCCGCGCCTGCGGATAATTACGCGGCACCTGCACCCACATCGCAACCTGCAGACTTCCCAGAGGACGATATCCCGTTCTAAGTGAGTGAGTAGTTCACAGCCACAAGCTGTAACTCCACGGCTAAATACCAACAGTTTGATTAAGGTGCTTTAAGGTCATGCGCGTGCTGATTTTGGGTAATGACACTCCGGTGGGTTATTCCATCAGTGCCTTCGCGAATCCGTTACGCAGACACGAGCTCATTGGCGTCAGCTTGGATAAGACTCGCTGGGGCCGAGAGCGACAGGTTCGTAGGCTAGTTCGCGACGCAGCGCCTGACGTTGTTCTCGACACTCGAATCGTAACGCAGATCGATTCCTCTGATCGTATCGGCCAGCGCGACGTGCAGCGCAGCGCCTGGTTAGCCCAGGCCTGCGAACGAATTGGTGCAAGTTATCTTTACCTTTCGAGCGCTTTCGTTTTCTCAGGAACTATGACGCGTCCCTACCTGGAAAAGGATACACCTGACGTAGAGTCTGGCTTGGGTCGCGCGCTTCTTGAGATTGAGGAAACGCTGACTACACATCTGGATGACGTTCTCATTCTGAGATTAGGGCGTTTGTTTGCGGGACGACGCCCTAATGCGCTTTGTACAGCCTTGGATACTTTGCGACGCGGACAGGTTGTTCAGGTGTCTGATCGTTTACAAGGTAACCCCGTGCACGTCGGAGAAGTCGCACGGGTCTGCATGGGAATACTCGATCAAATGAGTGCTGGTGCGCCGAGACACGGCATTTTTCATTACTGTAGTTTAGGCGAGACGGGCTATCTTGATTTTGCTGAGGCGGCCATGGCATGTGCTTCACAATATGAGCCTTTTGTGGACGCGCGGGATCTCCTTGAGGATCTCACCGACGAGACTCAGCCGATGGTTAATCACACACTCGACTGCAGTAAGATCCGGCGCGAGTTTGGGATTCAGCAATTACCTTGGCGCAATTTTATTGATCGTGCAGTAACCCGTTATCTCGAGTTGTATGTTTCAGGTGAAGGAGTCATCGAAAAGACATGAGTGGCACATTAAACGTGGCTGTGTTGACGGTTAGCGACACGCGAACACAAGAAACTGACACTTCGGGGCAGTTCTTAGAAGATGCCTTGCTAGGGGCCGGTCATTCGCTGGCGGACCGCAGTATCGTTATCGACGACATTTATCGCATAAGAGCTGTGCTCTCCGCATGGATTGCTGACCCAGAAGTTCATTCGGTGCTGGTGACAGGCGGTACGGGTTTCTCGGGACGAGATTCAACGCCCGAGGCGGTCCAGCCCTTGTTCGATAAAACGATTGAGGGCTTCGGAGAAGTATTCCGCGCTCTAAGTTTTGAAGAAATTGGCTCTTCTACGGTGCAATCACGAGCTATCGCAGGCCTCGCTAATCAAACAGCAATTTTCTGTATGCCCGGCTCAACGGGTGCATGCAAAACCGCATGGAACGGACTTATTCGAGACCAGCTAGATGTCGAACACCGTCCCTGTAATTTTGTGAAGGTGCTCAAGGGTGAAGTCTAGCGCAGCGATGAATGGGTGTCTTCGTTAGTCTGGATGTCCACCCGCTAAGACGCTAGGTCTTACTGTGAGGAAAGAAACACTGCAGCGAGGTCATCCCAGTGCAAAAACGAACCTCACGAATGATTGACGCTGATAAATAAACGTTTGTTAATACGMMAAAAAAACGYCCTWMGTTTGGGCGTTTTTTTTTAGCTACGCTTTGAAGGGGCTTCTTGTATTTTTCGATTAGCCCTCGAACCGCTGGAAAACCAACGTTGCGTTGGTGCCACCGAAGCCGAAACTATTCGACATGACGCGGTTCAACGTAACGCCTGTTCTCGCATTAGTTACCACGTCCATACCGTCAGCACCTTCGTCGAGTGTTTCGACATTGGCCGACGCAGCGATGAAGTCGTTCTCCATCATAAGTAATGAGTAGATGGCTTCTTGAACACCTGCGGCACCGAGCGAGTGGCCTGAGAGTGATTTGGTGGAGGCAATGGCGGGTGTGCTATCACCGAAAACCTCTCTTACCGCTTTTAATTCCTGGATATCTCCTGCAGGGGTGCTAGTGCCGTGTGCATTGATGTAATCAATATCGCCCTCGACGGTCGCCATTGCCTGCTGCATGCAACGAACAGCGCCTTCGCCCGAGGGTGCAACCATGTCGTGACCGTCAGAGGTAGCACCATAACCAACAACTTCGGCGTAGATTTTGGCACCGCGGGCCTGCGCGTGCTCGAGTGATTCAAGTACGAGCATCCCGCCGCCACCTGCAATGACGAAACCATCGCGGTCCGCGTCGTAGGCGCGTGAAGCGCGATCTGGCGTTTCGTTGTACTTGGTCGACAGCGCACCCATTGCGTCAAACAGGCAGCTCAGTGACCAGTCAAGTTCCTCACCGCCGCCGGCGAAGACAACGTCTTGTTTGCCGAGCTGGATTTGCTCCATCGCATTACCAATACAGTGCGCACTGGTAGAGCAAGCGGAGGAAATCGAGTAGTTAACACCCTTAATCTGGAAGGGCGTGGCTAAGCAGGCAGATACGGTACTGCCCATGGTCTGTGTCACGCGATAGGGACCTACCCGACGGAGACCGCGATCACGAAGAATGTCTGCGGCCTCAACTTGGCTGGCACTCGAAGCACCGCCAGAGCCAGCAATGATGCCCGTTCGTACGTTGGATACTTGCTCCGGTGCGAGACCGGAGTCTGCGATAGCCTGCTCCATACTCAAAAACGCGTAGCCCGCAGCGTCGCCCATAAAGCGCCATTGCTTGCGATCGATGTGTTCGGCGAGATCAATATCGGGCTTACCAGAAACCCAAGAGCGCATGCCTATTTCTTCCTGCGCTGGGTTGTAGCTAATGCCCGACTTACCTTGCTTAAGTGAGGACGTAACCTCTTCTGCATTGTTACCGAGGCTTGAGACGATTCCCAAGCCCGTAACGACAACACGTTTTGTCATTAGAAATTATCCGTGGATTGGAACAAGCCGACGCGAAGGTCGGTCGCGGTATAGATTTCTCGGCCATCGACAGAGACAGAGCCGTCCGCAATTCCCATAACTAGCTTGCGCTCGATGACGCGCTTCATTTCGATTTTATAGGTGACCAGCTTGCTGCTAGGCAGTATTTGCCCCGTAAACTTTACCTCACCTGAACCCAAAGCACGCCCGCGTCCAGGGTTGCCGCGCCAGCCCAAGAAAAAGCCAACAAGCTGCCACATCGCATCAAGGCCCAAACAGCCAGGCATCACGGGGTCGCCCGGGAAGTGGCAGTCAAAGAACCAGAGGTCTTTGTGAATATCGAGCTCGGCCAAAATCAAACCTTTGCCCGCCTTGCCGCCATCGCTGTTGATCTCGGTGATGCGGTCTAGCATCAGCATGTTATCTATCGGCAGCTTGGCATTGCCGGGTCCAAAGAGATTACCCATACCACAGGCGACTAGCTCGTCTTTGGCGTAGGCATTTTGGGGGGTAAATACAAATTCTTCAGTCATTTGCGTAGGGTACCTCGCTGGCTTCTGACTTGCACTCGGTTTAATGGTGCGGAGTGGAGGATGTCACAATTGCTTCCTAACCGTGAAAAAAATTCATCGGGCCGTCGCTCGATATCGTGTTGAAGTAGTCAAGCTGTCATAAATGCACCGTAGCTTCAGTACACAAGAGACCGTATGCTGGGGCGTGTGGTGCGTTATTCTGGGGTTTTTCTTTGGTGTCGTTAGTTACGCCGGTGTTGCTTTGTGGTGGTGTTGGGAGTCGGCTTTGGCCTGTTTCTCGGCAGGGCCGACCCAAACAATACCTCAACCTAATTGGCGAGCAGTCCATGCTCCAGCAAACCCTCGCGCGTTTAGAGGGTCTCAAGCAGAATGATCCAATCATTGTCTGTAACGACGAGCACCGCTTCTTGGTGGCGGAGCAGTTGCGACAACTCGGCATCGAGCAGGCAACGATTATTCTGGAGCCTGAGGGTAAAAATACGGCACCGGCTATCGCCTTGGCGGCCCACGCTGCGTCGGCGTCTGATCCGGAGTCCTTGCTACTGGTGCTCCCAGCGGATCATTACATTGGTCGACCCGAGGACTTGCGCAATGCCATTACCGCAGCCATCGATGTGGCAAGCGACCAAAAGTTAGTGACCTTTGGTTTGATTCCCTCACGTCCTGAGACGGGCTATGGCTATATCAAACGAGGCGCGGATATCACTGAGCATGCCGCCGTCCTCGAAACCTTTGTTGAAAAGCCAGATGTAGAAACCGCAGAGGCATACCTTGCGTCCGGTGAGTACGTATGGAACAGCGGCATGTTCATGTTCTCGGCTCAAGCGTACTTGTCCGCTTTGGAATCGAGTCAGACGGATGTGGCTACCGCCTGTCGTGAGTCGATGAATGCTGCAGAGCGAGATCTGGACTTTATTCGTCCCGATGCCGACATATTCGCAACAAGCCCGGCAGACAGTATCGATTACGCGGTTATGGAGCACACCACCGACGGAGCCGTGGTCTCGCTGGATTGTGACTGGAGCGATATTGGTGCTTGGTCAGCGCTGTGGGAAGCAGGGGCAAAGGATGAGTCGGGTAATGTCACCGAGGGTGATGTGGTTCTCGATAATACGAGCAACAGCTACATCCGCAGTCAGTCGCGCTTGGTGACGACCACAGGGGTTAAAGACTTAGTCGTTGTCGAAACCGCTGATGCGGTGATGGTGGCTGATCGATATTCGGTACAGGACGTCAAAAACATTGTCTCGGCGTTGAAGTCTGCATCGCGAGCTGAGGCTGATAGCCATCGACGCGTCTTTCGGCCTTGGGGCTCCTATGAATTGTTGGTGGAGGGCGAGGGTTTTCAAGTAAAACGGATTGTAGTGAATCCAGGCCAGCGACTCTCGCTACAACTGCACCATCACCGAGCGGAACACTGGGTGGTCGTAAGAGGTACTGCGGAGGTCGTGAACGGTGAAGAAACGTTGCTCCTCACTGAGGATCAGTCGACCTATATTCCGATCGGCGCCAAGCATCGACTTAGTAATTCAGGCCAAGATCCGCTAGAACTAATTGAGGTGCAGTCCGGTAGTTATCTAGGTGAGGATGACATTGTGCGGTTCGAGGATGTGTACGGTCGTTCCACGGATTGAGCGATACGGGCGGAGGCATCCGGCGTGCTTTTCAGTGTGGGAGCCTCGGCGCAGTGCTTAGTTGAGGTGCAGATAGGGTGAGTAAAGCGGCTATTGCCAAACATGAAGAGGATCAAAAATGATTGAGAAGTGTTTATTTCCAGTAGCGGGTTACGGAACGCGCTTTTTGCCTGCAACCAAAAGCACGGCGAAGGAAATGCTGCCGATCGTGAACAAACCTTTGCTTCAGTACGGAGTGGAAGAGGCGCTGGCCGCAGGGATGAACAACTGCGCCTTCGTGACGGGACGAGGGAAGCGAGCCATAGCTGATCACTTCGATATTTCTTACGAGTTAGAGCATGAGATTTCAGGCACCTCGAAAGAGAAGTACCTTGAAGGAATTCGCGATGTCATTGGTCGAGGCGTCTTCACCATGGTCCGCCAGCGTGAGATGAAAGGCTTGGGCCACGCTATCTTGACAGGCGAGCCTTTGATTGGCGATCAAGCTTTCGGCGTGGTACTAGCGGATGACCTCTGCATTAATCAAGAAGGACCTGGCGTTCTGCAGCAAATGGCCGAGCTGTATAACCAGTTTCGCTGTTCGATAGTCGCGGTGATGGAAGTGCCCGAAGATCAAATCAGCGCGTACGGTGTGATTGCTGGTGAAGCCATGGGCGATAGCCTGTATCGAGTCGACAAGATGGTCGAAAAACCCGCCGCAGAGGACGCGCCGTCGAATCTCGCAGTTATTGGGCGGTATATACTGACGCCCGACATTTTCGAGATTATTCGTGAAACACCTCCGGGTAAAAATGGCGAGGTGCAGATTACCGACGCGCTAATGACGCAGGCCAAAAAGGGGTGCGTTCTGGCCTACAAATTCAAGGGCCAGCGATTTGATTGCGGTAGCGTGCCTGGTTTTGTCGAAGCAACGAACTTTGTCTACGAGAATATTTATTACGACCTGTAAGGAACGCACCTGTGTCTGAGCCGATCCGCTGCTTTAAATCCTATGATGTGCGAGGCCGCATCCCCGATGAACTTAACGAGGATATTGCCCGACGCATTGGCCGCGGATACGCCGAGGTGATCAATCCCGGTACTGTTGTGGTCGGTCACGACATTCGCCTAACGTCTGAGTCGATCAAAGCAGCCTTGGTAGATGGCCTGCGCGAGCAAGGCGTCGATGTGTTCGACATTGGCCAGTGCGGAACGGAAGAGATTTATTTCGCGACCTCGCACTTGAAGGTCGGTGGTGGTATTTGCGTCACAGCGAGTCACAACCCTAAAGATTACAACGGCATGAAATTCGTGCGCGCCGAATCAAAGCCCATCTCGGGTGACTCAGGTCTCAAAGAGATTCAGGCGAAAGCCGAGGCTGATGACTTCACACCCGCTGCGACGCGCGGCAGTTACGAGTCAGTCGATACCAGCGGCGCCTACGTAGAGCACCTGCTGAGCTATGTCGACACTGCATCGCTCAAGCCACTCAAGATTGTCTGTACAGCGGGCAATGGCGGCGCAGGTCGCGTGGTCGACTTGCTCGAGCCTCACCTACCCTTTGAGTTCATCAAGTTACACCATGAAGCAGACGGCCATTTTCCAAACGGGGTACCTAACCCGATGCTCGAGGAAAATCGTGTCGCGTCAGCCGCTTTGGTGCGCGAGTCCGGTGCTGACTTGGGTATCGCCTGGGATGGCGATTTCGATCGTTGCTTCTTTTACGACCATACGGGCGAGTTTATCGAGGGCTACTACGTTGTTGGGCTACTTGCCTCCGCTTTCCTAGCAAAGGGGAGTGACCAAATCGTGGTTCACGACCCCCGGCTTACCTGGAACACCATCGACGTTGCGCAATCTGCGGGTGGCTCGGCAGAGCAGAGTAAAACAGGTCACGCGTTCATCAAGGAAACCATGCGACGGGTTGATGCTGTATATGGTGGGGAAATGAGCGCACACCACTATTTCCGCGACTTCGCTTACTGTGACAGCGGCATGATCCCTTGGCTCTTGGTAGCGGAGATTATGTCTGCTACGGGTAAGACGCTTGCATCGCTTGTGGAAGAACGCACGCATGCCTTTCCTTGCTCAGGCGAAATCAACCGTACGGTCGCTGATGCGCCAGCGCTGATCGCCAAGGTTGAAGACCTGTATGCGGAGGGTGCGAATACTATCGAGCACATGGATGGTTTGAGCCTGAGTTATGACGATTGGCGCTTCAATCTCCGCATGTCCAACACCGAGCCCGTGGTGCGCTTGAACGTTGAGAGTCGTGGCGACGCGGCGCTAATGCGAGCGAAGACGGAAGAATTACTGGCGATTATCGACGCAGCCTGAAGACTCAGCCCGTTTGAAACTCGCAGTCAAAATCTGATCTCACTGCGCGTCGATTGACGAACCGATGCGCGCCACCTAGCCTGTCTTAATAATAAAAACGCTGGTAACAGGAGTGTCACCTGCCATGGAAATGAAACCTTTTAAGCCGTTTGGCTCCGTGAGTGCGCTTACCTTGGGCGGCGGAGGTCTTGGGCAGGTATGGGGTGAGACCACTCGAGAAGAAGCGGTTGCCACTGCTCGCCTTGCACTTGATTGTGGGATTACCCATTTCGATATGGCCCCAATGTACGGACGTGGTGAAGCCGAGAAGGTGATTGGTGAAGCCTTCAAGGGTATGGATACCTCGAAGCTTAATTTTACGACTAAGTACCGGCTCGGTCGCGTAGACGATGCCATCACCTACGACAAGCTAAATGCATCACTGACGCGATCCCTCGAGACCATGGGTATTGAGCGCGCCGATCTTTTCTTGCTGCACTCGCAACTGATAGAGGATGACCATGTGCTGCATCAGCTCGATGAGCATCGGGACCGTCTTGCAACGCCTCGCAGTTATCTTTTGGAATCTGTAGTTCCTGCATTTGAGCGCCTCATGGCCGAGGGAAAGATCGGCGGTTGGGGTTTTGCGCTAGGGCAGGAGTCCGCACTGGAAGCGGTGATTGCCAGTGACACACCACCGAGCGCGGTCCAATGCGTGGTTAACCCACTCAATTCAGCGGGCAATATCGCTTACACCACCGAGACCTTTGATGGTCGCAAGATATTAGATGCGTGCATCAAACACGATGTACCGGCTTTGGCGATTCGTGCCGTGCAGGCCGGCGCATTGACCTCTGCCATGGACCGCGAGTTACCTGCTGATGATGCCGATCAACGTGATTTCGATCGTGCCGCTGGGTTTCGGAAGCTTGCGGCTGAATGGGGACAGACACCCGCGCGCTTGGCTCATCGATACTCGCTCGCCATTGATGGTCCAAGCTCTGTGATTCTGGGCGTAAAGAATCGTGAGGAGCTGATTGAGTGTGTCGAAGCAGAACGAGATCCAAGACTTACCCCGGCCGAGTGCCAGCAGCTAGAAGCCGTGTGTGCCTGATTGATCAATCAGTCGACTCGTTAGATTACTGTCACGCAGCGGGTTTACTGCCGATCACGGTCTTACTCTAAAAGCCTTTCAGGCTTGGCCTTGACCAGCATACGCGGTGCCATTAGCGTTACACGGGAATTAACGGAAGTGTGCGCGCATTTGTTTTGGAAGCGACTGCTTTCCTGAGAAGTGATTTCGCTCACAACCGATAATCAAATAACCACATAAGAACAGGCACAAAGTGCCTATCTAACTCACGACTGGGAGAATCCTCATGGGTCATGCATACATCGTAGACACTTGTCGCACACCGCGCGGTATCGGAAAAGTTGGAAAAGGCGCACTTGCGCACCTACACCCTTCGTATCTCGGGTCGACCGTTCTGGCTGCGCTTGCAGAGCGAAACAATCTCAACACCAGCGAGGTTGATGACATTATCTGGGGTACGTCCTCGCAGAGCGGAAAGCAAGGTGGTGACCTCGGTCGTATGGCAGCACTCAATGCTGGCTACGACGTTCGCTCTTCAGGTGTCACTCTCGATCGTTTCTGTGGCTCAGGTATCACAACCGTTAATTTGGCTGCGGCGCAGGTGATGTCAGGTATGGAAGACCTGGTTATTGCCGGTGGCACAGAAATGATGAGCTATCACTCGCAGATCGGTGATCCAAGCAAGCCGCCTATGATTGATTCGGGCAACCTCGAGCTTCGTGCAATGCATCCGCAGTCGCAACAGGGTGTGTGCGCGGACGCTATTGCCACACTCGAGGGTATTGATCGTGATGCCGTTGACGATCTTGCGCTGGTAAGTCAGGCGCGTGCTGCCCGTGCGATTGCGGAAGGTCGTTTCGATAAGTCACTGATCACCGTTAAGAACCCTGACGGCACAGTAGCCCTCGACCACGAAGAGTTCCCTCGTCCACAAACAACGAAGGAAGGCCTTTCGGAGCTAAAGACGGTCTTCAGTGTGTTGCGTGACGTGCCCGTCGATGAGCAGGGAACGACTTATGGTGCGCTGATTCAGCAGAAATATCCTGAAATCACCGAGTTCAATCACATTCACCACGCCGGTAACTCATCGGGTGTTGTGGACGGAGCGGCAGCGTTGCTGCTCGCCTCTGAATCGTACATGGAGCGAACCGGCATGACGCCGCGTGCGCGCATTGTTGCTACAGCCAACATGGGTGATTGCCCAACGTTGATGTTGAATGCGCCTGTGCCTGCAGCAGAAAAGGTGCTGATGAAAGCTGGTCTGACTAAGGACGACATCGACGTCTGGGAAATTAACGAGGCGTTTTCTGTCGTAGCTGAACGCTTCATTCGTCGTCTCGATCTTGATCGTGAGAAAGTGAACATCAACGGCGGCGCTATGGCACTGGGTCACCCGATTGGCGCAACAGGTTCGATCCTTGTTGGTACAGCGCTGGATGAGCTCGAGCGGCAGGGCGGTCGTTACGCGCTGATCACTATGTGCGCCGCTGGCGGCATGGCTCCAGCCATCATTATCGAGCGGGTCTAACGAGTGACTCCGCTCGTATCTGCTTAGGTTGGGCTAACGGCCTAACCAAAACCTAAACCGAAAAGCCCGGCATTAGCCGGGCTTTTTGTATGTGATTCTTTTCTGCGCCCAAGTGCCTCAGTACCTAAGTACGCACGACTCCCCGAGTTACTTAGCGCCTGCCTTGGCTGGTTGGCGAGGTTTTGCGTAGCTCCTGAAGGCCATGCGCTCTAGCGCATGAGTCCTGCATTTTAACGGCCGCTATTGGCCTCTCGCCAAGCGGCGGCAAGCGTGGCGGTTGATGCGTCGAGCTCGTCGAGACCTTCGCCCGTTTCTAGCGCTCCGCGGATTTGCTTTCCAATCACTTTGCCAAGCTCCACACCCCACTGGTCGAAGGCGTTTAGCCCCATCAGCACGGATAGGAAGTAGGTTTTGTGCTCGTAAGCGGCAACCAATGCACCCAGCGTCGCGGGTGTAACTGCATCCATAACAATGGTGCTGTGAGGGTGGTTTCCGGGCATTTCGAAATGAGGTGCGAGCTCGGGAGCGAGGCCTTTTGACGCCGCGAGTTCTTGTGACTCTTCGGCGGAGCGTCCAATCAAAAAGGCGCGGCTCTGTGCCAAGGCATTCGAGGCGAGCTTCCGGTGTGCGTCGAGGTCAACATTCCCGTTGGTTAACGGAAAAATGATGTCAGCCGAAAACGCCCTGTTTCCCTGATGGAGCAGCTGATAGTAGGAGTGCTGACCGATGGTCCCCGCAGAGCCCCAGAGCACAGGTGCCGTGACGTCCGTTATGGACTCACCGTCGAGCGTCACCCGCTTACCATTACTCTCCATAGTCAGCTGCTGTAAAAAGTCAGCGAGGTACTCGAGGCGCTGAGAGTAGGGCAGGACGACATGCGTTTCCGTATTCAAGAAACGCGTGTTCCAGAGCTCGAGCATCGCCATCATCATCGGGAGGTTTTGGTCGGGCGCGGTTTCGCGTGTGTGCTCATCGAGCGCACGTGCGCCGTCGAGCATCTCAGAAAATGCTTCCCAGCCGTGCCCGAGCGCAATCACTAAGCCGATGGCTGACCACACTGAGTAGCGGCCGCCAACCCAGTCCCACATGGGGAAGCAGGCGTTTGCATCAATACCAAAGTCTGCCGCTGCGTCGAGATTGGTGGTGACTGCGAGTACGTGCTTGCCGATGTCCGCATCCGGTACACCGCCCTTAATTAGCCACGCTCGAGCGCGCTGCGCGTTGGTCAGGGTCTCTTCAGTGGTGAATGTTTTCGAGCAGATGATGAGCAGGGTGGTCGCGGGGTTAAGATCGCGAGTTACTACATCAAGATCGTGCGGATCAACGTTGGAAATAAAGTGGGTGCGAAGCCGCGGTGCCTCAGTATCGAGCGCGCGGCAGATCATTCGGGGACCGAGATCCGAGCCACCAATGCCGATGTTAATGACATCAGTGAATGGTTGCCCAGATGCGCTCGTGTGCGCGCCGCTGTGAATGCTCTCAACAGCAGATTTCATTCGAGAAAGCGTCTCGCTGACTTCGTTATATAAATCCGAACAATCGTTAGATGCTGTTCCTCGAAGCAGAGTATGTAGCGCCGCGCGTTGCTCGGTGATATTGACCTCGACACCCGTTACCAGCTGCTCGAAGGCTGCTGGTAACCCCGCATTGTCGGCCGCTTCAGTCAGCACGGAGAGTGCCGCGCGATCTATCCGCTGCTTGGATGCATCAAGGCTAAGTCCCGCAGCAGTTAACGTGAGGTCGCTTACGCGATTGGCGTCGCTGGAAAGCAGTTCTGCAATGGATACGTCGCTGAGGCGCGACGCCTCGGCTTTTAAGGTGTCGGCGTCACTGCTTGGCAGCATCGATTAACTCTCCCGGGAAAGTGAAAAGGTAGCGAGTGTTTCTAGGCTTGTCTTTGCGGCGCTTGGCGCGAGTGTCGCGAGCGCATCGTTCACAAGATCACAGTGTGCTTCTGCAGCGGATCTCGTCTCGGCTATACCGCCGCTATCCGCTGCGAGCGCAATGATTTCATTGAGGTGGTCAGCAGATTTGGTTCTCAGTGCTGTGGCAATGAGCGCTGCATCATCCGGAGACGCATGTTGCATGGCATGAATGAGCGGTAGCGTGGGCTTGCCCTCGTTGAGGTCGTCGCCAACGTTTTTACCCGTGGTCTCAGGATCGCCCTCATAGTCGAGCACGTCGTCAATCAACTGAAATGCGATACCCAAATTGAGCCCGATGTCATGCATTGTCTTTAGGGTGTCATCGCTCTCGTTGCTGAGCAT encodes the following:
- a CDS encoding glucose-6-phosphate isomerase (PFAM: Phosphoglucose isomerase), which produces MLPSSDADTLKAEASRLSDVSIAELLSSDANRVSDLTLTAAGLSLDASKQRIDRAALSVLTEAADNAGLPAAFEQLVTGVEVNITEQRAALHTLLRGTASNDCSDLYNEVSETLSRMKSAVESIHSGAHTSASGQPFTDVINIGIGGSDLGPRMICRALDTEAPRLRTHFISNVDPHDLDVVTRDLNPATTLLIICSKTFTTEETLTNAQRARAWLIKGGVPDADIGKHVLAVTTNLDAAADFGIDANACFPMWDWVGGRYSVWSAIGLVIALGHGWEAFSEMLDGARALDEHTRETAPDQNLPMMMAMLELWNTRFLNTETHVVLPYSQRLEYLADFLQQLTMESNGKRVTLDGESITDVTAPVLWGSAGTIGQHSYYQLLHQGNRAFSADIIFPLTNGNVDLDAHRKLASNALAQSRAFLIGRSAEESQELAASKGLAPELAPHFEMPGNHPHSTIVMDAVTPATLGALVAAYEHKTYFLSVLMGLNAFDQWGVELGKVIGKQIRGALETGEGLDELDASTATLAAAWREANSGR